Proteins from one Salinispora arenicola genomic window:
- a CDS encoding ABC transporter substrate-binding protein, whose protein sequence is MTAFSPGRTRVTAFVLGLSALTACASGEAGPSAATGTITVQNCGQELNIDKPVTRLYAYDGGVISIVLSAGARDQLIAVTGIDQDRDVLELAYPEARIDQLKEVGGEYPTLENVLAVKPEMMFAGYGYGYGFSESRNLMPEDLTTHGIKTYLLSETCKQDSGARGTMDAWTALTTDLRNIGTLTGHRETADAVVAGTEKRLATLAAAPASDEEPTVFLFDSGTDAIFTSGSYGGPQAIFDAAGVTNATADVKDTWTEVGWERLAASNPDVIFFVDYPGQSYQQKVETLKANPASRNLEAVKEGRFVNLPYAMWVSGPLNIDAAEWVREAVEHFGVVPKSSVSPTLDVRQLSKLPGNDWLK, encoded by the coding sequence ATGACCGCCTTCTCGCCCGGCCGTACCCGTGTCACCGCCTTTGTGCTCGGCCTTTCTGCCCTCACCGCGTGCGCCTCCGGAGAGGCCGGACCGAGCGCGGCCACCGGCACCATCACTGTCCAAAACTGCGGGCAGGAACTGAATATCGACAAGCCCGTCACCCGGCTGTACGCGTACGACGGCGGCGTCATATCGATCGTGCTATCCGCCGGCGCACGCGATCAACTGATCGCCGTCACCGGGATTGACCAGGACCGGGACGTGCTCGAGCTCGCCTATCCCGAGGCCCGGATCGATCAGCTGAAGGAGGTCGGGGGCGAATACCCCACCCTGGAGAACGTCCTGGCGGTCAAGCCAGAGATGATGTTCGCCGGTTACGGGTACGGGTACGGGTTCAGCGAGTCCCGCAACCTGATGCCAGAGGATCTGACGACCCACGGCATCAAGACCTACCTGCTTAGCGAGACCTGCAAGCAGGACAGCGGCGCTCGCGGCACGATGGACGCGTGGACAGCGCTCACCACCGACCTGCGCAACATCGGCACACTGACTGGCCACCGCGAGACCGCGGACGCCGTCGTCGCCGGCACCGAGAAGCGGCTGGCAACACTGGCGGCCGCGCCTGCGAGTGACGAGGAGCCGACCGTGTTCCTCTTCGACTCCGGGACCGACGCTATCTTCACCTCCGGTTCGTACGGCGGCCCGCAAGCCATCTTTGACGCCGCGGGGGTCACCAACGCCACCGCCGACGTAAAGGACACCTGGACCGAAGTGGGCTGGGAGCGGCTCGCCGCATCGAATCCGGACGTCATCTTCTTCGTCGATTACCCGGGACAGTCGTACCAGCAAAAGGTCGAAACTTTGAAAGCCAACCCGGCATCCCGCAACCTCGAGGCCGTCAAAGAGGGGCGGTTCGTCAACCTGCCGTACGCCATGTGGGTCTCTGGCCCGCTGAACATCGACGCGGCCGAGTGGGTCCGCGAAGCGGTGGAGCATTTCGGGGTCGTCCCGAAGTCATCGGTCTCCCCGACGCTCGACGTCCGGCAGCTTAGCAAGCTGCCCGGCAATGACTGGCTCAAGTGA
- a CDS encoding FecCD family ABC transporter permease translates to MSRRRLPFWPLLFVLAAVSVFSVIASLAFGSERIPLAEVVAAVTDRFAGEPAGRWDVIIWDLRLPRALLALVVGAGLAIAGAGMQTLVRNTLADPYLLGISSGASVGATAALTTGALAGLGLYAVSTGALLGAVGSALLIWLIATAQGGLTPIRLVLSGVVLSSGLSAIASLLVFLSDDARAANSVMFWMLGSVGGATWEKLGIPAAFVVVLAAGLLAVHRWLDALAAGPETAAALGINVAAMRVALFVCLSVVVGVLVAVSGGVGFVGLIVPHAARLVVGARHRVVLPVAAVAGAAFLVWVDVLARVAVRPQEIPLGVVTGVLGAPLFLLLMGRGAYRFGGDR, encoded by the coding sequence ATGTCCCGGCGCCGGCTGCCGTTCTGGCCGCTGTTATTCGTACTGGCCGCCGTATCGGTCTTCAGCGTGATTGCCTCGCTGGCTTTCGGCTCCGAGCGCATTCCCCTCGCCGAGGTAGTCGCGGCGGTCACCGATCGATTCGCCGGCGAGCCGGCTGGCCGCTGGGATGTCATCATCTGGGATCTGCGCCTGCCCCGCGCGCTGCTGGCGCTGGTCGTGGGTGCGGGCCTGGCGATCGCCGGAGCCGGCATGCAGACCCTGGTGCGCAACACCCTGGCCGACCCCTACCTGTTGGGCATCAGCTCGGGCGCATCGGTGGGTGCCACCGCGGCCCTCACCACCGGCGCACTCGCTGGGCTCGGCCTCTACGCGGTGTCGACCGGGGCGCTGCTGGGCGCGGTCGGATCCGCGCTGTTGATCTGGCTGATCGCCACCGCGCAGGGCGGCCTGACCCCGATCCGGCTGGTGCTCTCCGGCGTCGTCCTGTCCTCTGGGTTGTCGGCGATCGCCTCGCTGCTGGTCTTCCTCAGCGACGATGCGCGCGCGGCCAACTCGGTGATGTTCTGGATGCTGGGTAGCGTCGGCGGAGCCACTTGGGAAAAGCTCGGGATACCCGCCGCGTTCGTCGTCGTCCTCGCGGCTGGCTTGCTGGCCGTGCATCGGTGGCTGGACGCGCTGGCAGCCGGGCCAGAGACGGCCGCGGCTCTCGGGATCAACGTGGCCGCGATGCGTGTGGCGCTGTTCGTGTGTCTGTCCGTGGTAGTGGGTGTGCTGGTGGCAGTCAGCGGAGGAGTGGGGTTCGTCGGGCTGATCGTTCCGCACGCGGCCCGGCTGGTCGTGGGCGCCCGGCACCGAGTCGTACTGCCGGTCGCGGCGGTGGCTGGAGCGGCGTTCCTCGTCTGGGTAGACGTACTGGCCCGGGTGGCGGTGCGACCGCAGGAAATACCCCTGGGCGTAGTGACCGGCGTGCTCGGGGCGCCTCTGTTCCTGCTGCTCATGGGTCGAGGTGCCTATCGGTTTGGTGGTGACCGATGA
- the mgrA gene encoding L-glyceraldehyde 3-phosphate reductase, translating into MIVTYGADDTRYDQMTYRRSGASGLRLPAISLGLWHNFGPDRPFDRQRDIVRRAFDLGVTHFDLANNYGPPPGAAEENFGRMLATDLRPYRDELVISSKAGYLMWPGPYGERGSRKYLIASLDQSLRRLGLNYVDIFYSHRYDPDTPLEETMGALDAVVRSGKALYVGISNYNSEQTRRAAAILRDLGTPLLINQPSYSMLNRWTEEDGLLDTLADVGAGCISFSPLAQGLLTDRYLDGIPADSRVRTSVHLSERDVNPERLATIRGLAAIAQRRGQSLAQLALAWALRDPRMTSLIIGASSVSQLEANLAALDNPDLTAEELAEIDRQLS; encoded by the coding sequence ATGATCGTGACCTACGGTGCCGACGACACGCGCTACGACCAGATGACCTACCGACGCAGCGGGGCCAGCGGGCTACGCCTACCAGCGATCTCGCTCGGCCTGTGGCACAACTTCGGGCCGGACCGCCCCTTCGATCGGCAGCGCGACATCGTCCGCCGGGCCTTCGACCTCGGTGTCACCCACTTCGACCTCGCCAACAACTACGGCCCGCCGCCGGGAGCGGCCGAGGAGAACTTCGGCCGGATGCTCGCCACAGACCTGCGGCCGTACCGCGACGAACTGGTCATCTCCAGCAAGGCCGGCTATCTGATGTGGCCCGGTCCGTACGGTGAGCGGGGATCCCGCAAATACCTCATCGCCTCGTTGGACCAGTCGCTACGCCGCTTGGGGCTGAACTACGTCGACATCTTCTACAGCCACCGGTACGACCCGGACACCCCGCTGGAGGAGACGATGGGCGCGCTGGACGCCGTCGTCCGGTCCGGCAAGGCACTCTACGTCGGCATCTCCAACTACAACTCGGAACAGACCCGGCGGGCCGCGGCGATCCTGCGGGACCTGGGCACCCCGCTGCTGATCAACCAGCCGTCGTACTCGATGCTGAACCGCTGGACCGAGGAGGACGGCCTGCTCGACACACTGGCGGACGTCGGTGCCGGCTGCATCTCCTTCAGCCCGCTGGCGCAGGGCCTGCTCACCGACCGCTACCTCGACGGCATCCCGGCCGACTCCCGGGTACGCACCAGCGTCCACCTGTCCGAGCGGGACGTGAACCCGGAACGGCTGGCGACGATCCGCGGACTGGCCGCCATCGCCCAACGTCGCGGCCAGTCCCTCGCGCAACTCGCACTCGCCTGGGCACTGCGCGACCCCCGGATGACCAGTCTGATCATCGGCGCCAGCAGCGTCTCCCAACTCGAGGCCAACCTCGCCGCGCTGGACAACCCCGACTTGACCGCCGAGGAACTGGCCGAGATCGACCGCCAGCTCAGCTGA
- a CDS encoding class I adenylate-forming enzyme family protein: MLLSGSPMDRSVRLSEIVRAGLNTKPDADALVSTTARWTWRQLEDVTMRLAVGLVDFGLQPGDRIASLMPNRDALVIHYLACAKAGLVSVPLNYRYTSREIDFALTTSGASALLVHAERDADVRTSARASALPLGTIRYGGNDTGAPRLEDLVGPARSSSLPPENPSAPAAIFFTSGSTGRPKGATHTHASLAAMIASCIQGIELTPEDVMLPGSSLSHIVGYLFSFAALAAGARTLVAERFYDPDDILSLLRRERPTMLGMIPVNLISVVRAAQASRADFASLRWCRAGGAKVPMELSSAFEALTGHTIHESYGCSEVGAVALDPPSETAVRGSVGRPLPGVALSLRDDSGSEVRPDEVGRLWIRTPARMAGYWGDEAATDAAVCDGWFDSGDLMTVDNDGYLWFRGRRRELIVHDGSNIYPQEVENALLGHPAVVAAGVVGIADSTHGENVRAYVVVSDGTTPPTAGALVDFAHRRVGYKAPEDIVFVAELPLTPAGKVDRLALQRMTAAGHDSD, translated from the coding sequence ATGCTGCTGTCCGGGAGCCCGATGGATCGCTCGGTGCGCCTGTCCGAGATCGTGCGGGCCGGGCTTAACACCAAGCCCGATGCTGATGCCCTGGTGTCGACGACGGCACGCTGGACGTGGCGGCAGCTTGAGGACGTCACGATGCGACTCGCGGTCGGGCTTGTGGACTTCGGCCTGCAGCCGGGTGATCGCATAGCGTCCTTGATGCCCAACCGCGACGCGCTGGTCATACACTATCTCGCCTGCGCGAAGGCGGGTCTGGTGTCGGTGCCGCTCAACTACCGGTACACCTCACGCGAAATCGACTTCGCCCTGACCACGAGTGGCGCTTCGGCGTTGCTGGTCCATGCCGAGCGCGACGCCGATGTCCGCACCAGTGCCCGGGCTTCCGCGTTACCACTCGGGACAATCAGGTACGGCGGGAACGACACCGGCGCGCCGCGGCTCGAGGACCTCGTCGGCCCAGCACGCTCGTCGTCGCTTCCCCCCGAAAATCCGAGTGCCCCGGCAGCCATCTTTTTCACCTCCGGCAGCACCGGGCGACCAAAGGGTGCAACACACACCCACGCATCCCTCGCGGCGATGATCGCCTCCTGTATCCAGGGGATTGAGCTCACACCCGAGGACGTCATGCTGCCTGGCTCATCCCTGTCCCATATCGTCGGCTATCTGTTTTCCTTCGCTGCCCTCGCCGCTGGTGCTCGCACGCTTGTCGCCGAGCGCTTCTACGATCCCGACGACATTCTGTCGTTGCTGCGCCGGGAACGTCCCACCATGCTGGGTATGATTCCGGTCAATCTCATCTCGGTTGTCCGTGCCGCACAGGCCAGTCGCGCCGACTTCGCGTCGCTGCGGTGGTGCCGCGCGGGCGGCGCCAAGGTTCCGATGGAGCTCAGCAGCGCGTTCGAGGCGCTGACCGGCCACACCATCCACGAGAGCTACGGGTGTAGTGAGGTGGGAGCGGTTGCACTCGACCCACCGTCGGAAACAGCCGTGCGGGGATCGGTTGGTCGGCCACTGCCCGGTGTGGCCCTGTCGCTGCGAGACGACAGTGGCAGCGAGGTTCGGCCCGACGAGGTCGGCCGGCTTTGGATCCGCACGCCGGCTCGGATGGCCGGGTACTGGGGTGACGAAGCCGCCACGGATGCTGCTGTTTGCGATGGCTGGTTCGACAGCGGTGACCTGATGACAGTCGACAATGACGGCTACCTCTGGTTCCGTGGCCGGCGTAGGGAGCTCATCGTTCACGACGGGTCGAACATCTATCCACAGGAGGTGGAGAACGCGTTGCTCGGCCACCCCGCCGTCGTCGCCGCGGGGGTTGTCGGAATTGCCGACTCGACGCATGGCGAGAACGTTCGTGCCTACGTCGTGGTATCCGACGGCACTACGCCCCCGACCGCCGGTGCGTTGGTCGACTTCGCTCATCGACGAGTCGGCTACAAGGCGCCGGAGGACATCGTCTTCGTCGCGGAACTGCCGCTCACCCCGGCCGGCAAAGTCGACCGGTTGGCGCTCCAGCGGATGACAGCCGCAGGTCACGACTCGGACTGA
- a CDS encoding GNAT family N-acetyltransferase gives MDVLVTPEPWNAPDAARLRAAQRAELDSRYGNDDHEPGTTPSADDVAVFVVARQPDGAAVGCGGLRMLAPDTAEIKRMYVIPAHRGTGVATAILRDLEARAYPLGIRQLVLETGTLQPEAVRFYQREGYDPIPNFGPYVGATQSVCFARTLGPPTHP, from the coding sequence ATGGACGTGCTCGTCACCCCTGAGCCGTGGAACGCGCCGGACGCAGCCAGGCTGCGCGCTGCGCAACGTGCTGAACTCGACTCCCGCTACGGGAACGACGACCACGAACCGGGTACCACGCCCAGCGCGGACGACGTGGCCGTCTTCGTCGTCGCCCGGCAGCCGGACGGGGCCGCGGTCGGCTGCGGCGGATTGCGAATGCTCGCACCGGACACGGCAGAGATCAAACGCATGTACGTGATCCCCGCACACCGCGGCACCGGCGTGGCAACGGCGATCCTGCGCGACCTCGAAGCACGCGCATACCCCCTCGGCATCCGACAGCTCGTGCTCGAAACGGGAACGTTGCAGCCCGAGGCTGTGCGGTTCTACCAGCGTGAAGGTTACGATCCGATCCCCAACTTCGGCCCCTACGTGGGTGCCACTCAATCGGTGTGCTTCGCACGTACCCTCGGCCCGCCGACCCACCCGTGA
- a CDS encoding MFS transporter → MTAPNRSRPASRPWVVVVHNTATTLRPADPVAAALTTSAIAASFSNGVFYTVSALFFTRVVGLGVGQVGLGLTVAGAVAIAASFVAGHTADRIGAPAVLVTTTASQGLALLAYPTTATLTTFTLVACLAVASKAAQGTARAAVLAHAFTGADRVLVRARLGVVINVFTGVGTVCGGLALLADTKVGYILAILGSGSFVLISIWPLLAIRGQLAARARHDEAYAAMPASHSGPSPLHDRCYLAVSGLNALLAMHAGLLTVGVPLWITEHTSAPTITVALVLLLNTALVVVIQTPVARRIHGIRRSARAVHMAGLTLALACLAYSASAVTSSTVAVVMLLSAAVLHTLGEVTAEIGSWGLAFDFAPTSSAGAYQGVNHASVAAGAMLAPLVITTTALTHGAIGWLVLAAIFISAGTATLLAVRGRQLPQGGTTGVR, encoded by the coding sequence GTGACCGCCCCGAACCGCTCACGTCCGGCGTCCAGGCCATGGGTCGTAGTCGTCCACAACACCGCCACGACGCTGCGACCAGCCGACCCCGTCGCCGCAGCACTGACCACGTCAGCCATAGCCGCCTCGTTCAGCAACGGCGTGTTCTACACAGTCAGCGCCCTGTTCTTCACCAGGGTTGTCGGCCTGGGCGTCGGCCAGGTCGGCCTCGGGCTGACCGTTGCTGGCGCCGTCGCGATCGCCGCCTCATTCGTCGCCGGTCACACTGCGGATCGAATCGGCGCACCGGCCGTCCTGGTGACCACCACCGCCAGCCAGGGACTGGCCCTGCTTGCCTACCCCACCACCGCCACTCTCACCACGTTCACCCTGGTTGCCTGCCTCGCCGTCGCCAGCAAAGCCGCTCAGGGCACCGCCCGGGCCGCCGTGTTGGCGCACGCGTTCACCGGCGCCGACCGCGTCCTCGTCCGAGCCCGCCTCGGCGTGGTCATCAACGTCTTCACGGGTGTTGGCACGGTCTGCGGCGGATTGGCCCTGCTCGCCGACACCAAGGTCGGCTACATCTTGGCGATCCTGGGCTCCGGGAGCTTTGTCCTGATCTCTATCTGGCCGTTGCTGGCCATCCGCGGCCAGCTCGCCGCACGTGCACGCCACGACGAGGCATATGCCGCCATGCCCGCGAGCCACTCAGGACCCTCACCCCTGCACGATCGCTGCTATCTGGCCGTCAGCGGCCTGAACGCGCTGTTGGCCATGCATGCCGGCCTCCTCACCGTCGGCGTGCCCCTTTGGATCACCGAACACACATCAGCGCCCACGATCACCGTCGCGTTGGTGCTACTTCTCAATACCGCCCTCGTTGTCGTTATCCAAACACCCGTGGCACGGCGCATTCATGGCATTCGCCGTAGCGCCCGAGCCGTCCACATGGCTGGGCTCACTCTCGCCCTGGCCTGCCTCGCCTACTCGGCGTCCGCCGTCACATCGAGTACCGTCGCAGTTGTCATGCTGCTCAGCGCCGCCGTTCTGCACACCCTCGGCGAGGTCACCGCCGAGATCGGCAGCTGGGGCCTGGCCTTCGACTTCGCACCAACCAGCTCTGCCGGCGCCTATCAGGGAGTCAACCACGCCAGTGTCGCCGCGGGTGCCATGCTCGCTCCCCTTGTCATCACCACCACCGCACTCACCCATGGTGCGATCGGCTGGCTAGTGCTGGCCGCCATCTTCATCTCGGCGGGAACAGCCACGCTCCTGGCCGTCCGGGGCCGCCAGCTCCCTCAAGGGGGAACTACAGGAGTTCGGTAG
- a CDS encoding ABC transporter ATP-binding protein, producing the protein MTPALRLHNVSATLGGHAVLRDVDLDVADGGRLGIVGVNGAGKTTLLRVLAGVLHPSFGTALIADGRGGLIDLRRLPNRERARRLAYVPQEDVTTSELRVGEMVALGRVPQTRPWARGGRTEHDLILGALDAVGLGDRINTGADQLSGGERRRAVLARGLAQQCPVMLLDEPTNHLDVAWQLELLEVFATRARTLVATVHNLDLALRFFDQLALVGWREGSDPTSEPAGIVAVGPPAEVLSAHHVDTHFGVGSVQVLHPGLPQHHLLIHPREDTSPA; encoded by the coding sequence ATGACCCCCGCTTTGCGCCTGCACAACGTCTCCGCCACGCTGGGTGGCCACGCTGTACTGCGTGACGTGGATCTCGACGTCGCCGATGGCGGCCGGCTCGGCATCGTGGGGGTGAACGGTGCCGGGAAGACGACACTGCTACGGGTGCTGGCCGGAGTGCTGCACCCCAGCTTCGGAACCGCGCTGATCGCCGACGGCCGGGGCGGGCTGATCGATCTACGGCGCCTCCCGAACCGGGAACGAGCCCGGCGGCTCGCCTACGTGCCCCAGGAAGATGTGACAACGTCCGAGCTGCGGGTCGGCGAGATGGTCGCCCTCGGCCGGGTGCCACAGACCCGTCCCTGGGCCCGCGGTGGGCGCACCGAGCACGACCTGATACTAGGCGCCCTCGACGCCGTCGGACTGGGCGACCGGATCAACACGGGCGCCGACCAGCTATCCGGCGGCGAGCGGCGCCGGGCCGTCCTGGCGCGTGGCCTGGCCCAACAATGCCCAGTGATGCTGCTCGACGAGCCCACCAACCACCTCGACGTCGCCTGGCAACTCGAACTACTGGAGGTCTTCGCCACACGCGCCCGAACCCTGGTGGCCACCGTGCACAACCTCGACCTCGCCCTGCGCTTCTTCGACCAACTGGCCCTCGTCGGCTGGCGCGAGGGCAGCGACCCGACGTCGGAACCGGCGGGCATCGTCGCCGTCGGCCCGCCCGCCGAGGTGCTCAGCGCCCACCACGTCGACACGCACTTCGGCGTCGGCTCCGTTCAGGTGCTGCACCCCGGTCTTCCACAGCATCATCTGCTCATACACCCCCGAGAGGACACCTCACCGGCATGA
- a CDS encoding TetR/AcrR family transcriptional regulator, whose amino-acid sequence MTRTRDVQAQRQRLSAATWAVLAQDGLTGLTVRAVAERAGCTTGLVMHTFPDKLSLLRHARDLLHERTAERIEQAEAAAADPRDRLRAVLSQAVAASDDKRQEAGVWVAYAAAAVANADLADLHRKHNRSFLARINRLLAEAYPDLAEDVRADAATALVALVEGINTLAALDPATYHPAEQRRAVENALDRLTAPGSVFSGG is encoded by the coding sequence ATGACTCGTACTCGTGATGTCCAGGCCCAGCGGCAACGACTGTCGGCTGCCACCTGGGCTGTCCTGGCCCAGGATGGTTTGACCGGCCTGACAGTCCGGGCCGTCGCCGAGCGCGCCGGCTGTACGACGGGTTTGGTGATGCACACCTTTCCCGACAAACTATCCCTGCTTCGGCATGCACGGGATCTGCTGCATGAACGCACCGCCGAGCGCATCGAGCAGGCCGAGGCAGCCGCTGCGGACCCACGAGACCGGCTACGAGCCGTGTTGTCGCAGGCGGTCGCCGCTTCTGACGACAAGAGACAGGAAGCCGGGGTCTGGGTCGCCTACGCGGCGGCCGCGGTCGCCAACGCCGATCTCGCCGACCTGCACCGCAAGCACAACCGCTCCTTCCTCGCACGCATCAACCGGCTCCTGGCCGAGGCATACCCGGACCTTGCTGAGGACGTGCGCGCAGACGCAGCCACCGCTCTCGTGGCGCTCGTCGAGGGCATCAACACCCTCGCCGCGCTCGACCCTGCGACCTATCACCCCGCTGAGCAGCGTCGAGCCGTGGAGAACGCCCTCGACCGCCTCACTGCACCAGGCAGCGTCTTCTCGGGCGGTTGA
- a CDS encoding MFS transporter codes for MSAVGRSGDEADRAAAERPVRRLPVIVVGILVVFMTVLDISLVALAIPAINRTFGASNTEQQWLVSGYFLTLGTALMPAGRFGDACGRRNVFVAGTLLLVVASGVAGLAPSMGWLIIARLFQGLAAGMVIPQVYGMIQRLFAADERARPLGWYAAGVVSARIVGPPLGGVLLTVGGPEYGWRWIFLVNIPIGIVATVWGWRLMPTIGRTTRPDLDPVGVLLLITGLSLLWLMQGELWPPLLRWLLFLPVGLGVLVGFVLWEQRYARQGQPLFDPRLLRLRSFALGTFVATFYFAGYNAIFFVLSKYLQEGLGHDGLEAGLALTPLPLGVAVTSFFAATKAKWVGRPLVILGLVLGAIGLAGLVVGDVFLPEPDSPHAAALPLLLSGLGGGLVLTGVGAGLVIAPNQTLTLSEVPPSEGGSAGGMLQTGQRFGGGLGVAVAGSALFAGLGSTGNWVTAFRVSWSIIIGFLLVALVASLIDLYYLRRTR; via the coding sequence GTGAGCGCCGTCGGGCGGTCCGGGGACGAGGCAGACCGGGCAGCGGCGGAGCGACCGGTCCGCCGGCTGCCGGTGATAGTCGTCGGCATCCTCGTCGTTTTTATGACGGTACTCGACATTTCGTTGGTCGCGCTCGCCATCCCGGCGATCAATAGGACTTTCGGAGCCAGCAACACCGAACAGCAGTGGCTGGTCTCCGGGTATTTCCTCACGCTGGGAACGGCGCTGATGCCCGCCGGGAGGTTCGGGGACGCGTGCGGCAGGCGTAACGTTTTCGTGGCCGGCACCCTGTTGCTCGTGGTGGCTAGCGGGGTAGCCGGTCTAGCCCCGTCGATGGGGTGGCTGATCATCGCCCGGCTGTTCCAAGGCCTGGCTGCCGGGATGGTCATACCGCAGGTCTACGGGATGATCCAGCGCCTCTTCGCCGCCGACGAACGTGCGCGCCCGCTCGGGTGGTATGCCGCCGGGGTCGTCTCCGCCAGGATCGTCGGTCCGCCGCTCGGCGGCGTGCTACTCACGGTCGGTGGACCCGAGTACGGGTGGCGGTGGATCTTCCTGGTGAACATTCCGATCGGGATCGTTGCCACCGTCTGGGGATGGCGGCTGATGCCCACCATCGGGCGGACCACGCGGCCTGACCTGGACCCGGTAGGAGTCCTACTGCTCATCACCGGGCTGTCACTGTTGTGGCTGATGCAGGGAGAGCTGTGGCCGCCCCTGCTTCGTTGGCTGCTTTTCTTGCCGGTAGGGCTAGGAGTCCTGGTCGGTTTCGTCCTCTGGGAGCAGCGCTACGCCCGGCAGGGCCAACCACTGTTCGACCCGCGACTGCTCCGGCTCCGTTCGTTCGCGCTAGGGACGTTCGTCGCCACGTTCTACTTTGCCGGCTACAACGCGATCTTCTTTGTGTTGTCGAAGTACCTGCAGGAGGGGCTTGGGCACGATGGGCTGGAGGCCGGTCTCGCCCTTACGCCGCTGCCCCTGGGAGTAGCCGTCACGTCGTTCTTCGCCGCCACCAAGGCAAAGTGGGTCGGCCGACCGCTGGTGATCCTGGGACTTGTCCTGGGGGCGATCGGGTTGGCCGGACTCGTGGTCGGCGACGTCTTTCTTCCTGAACCCGACTCGCCGCATGCTGCGGCACTGCCACTGCTGCTGTCCGGGCTTGGCGGTGGTCTGGTCCTCACCGGAGTGGGCGCGGGCCTCGTCATCGCCCCGAATCAGACGCTGACGCTATCCGAGGTGCCACCGAGCGAGGGCGGGAGTGCCGGCGGCATGCTTCAGACCGGACAGCGGTTCGGTGGCGGCCTTGGGGTCGCCGTAGCCGGTAGCGCCCTTTTCGCCGGCCTGGGAAGCACGGGCAACTGGGTGACCGCCTTCCGCGTGTCGTGGTCGATTATTATCGGCTTCCTACTTGTCGCGCTCGTCGCGTCCCTGATCGACCTCTACTACCTCAGGCGTACCAGGTGA
- a CDS encoding DUF1737 domain-containing protein: MTDQPPNGLPSYRLLTGPDDEKFCHRVSEALDLGFRLHGSPAVTFDGVRVIAAQAVVWPGTTAG, encoded by the coding sequence ATGACTGACCAGCCGCCGAACGGCCTGCCGAGCTACCGCCTGCTGACTGGACCGGACGACGAGAAGTTCTGTCACAGGGTGAGCGAGGCCCTCGATCTCGGGTTTCGCCTCCATGGCAGCCCGGCGGTGACGTTCGACGGAGTACGGGTGATCGCCGCGCAAGCTGTTGTCTGGCCAGGCACTACCGCAGGATGA